From Natronincola ferrireducens, the proteins below share one genomic window:
- a CDS encoding flagellin N-terminal helical domain-containing protein, protein MNAEITQLNAELDGIAERTQFNGKKLLDGNLNTDFQIGANAGQQINLTIGTAMSSTGLAVGGVAVDGNQG, encoded by the coding sequence ATCAACGCTGAAATTACTCAACTTAATGCAGAGTTGGATGGTATTGCAGAAAGAACTCAGTTTAATGGTAAAAAATTACTAGATGGTAATTTAAATACTGATTTCCAAATCGGTGCTAATGCAGGACAACAAATTAATCTTACTATAGGTACAGCTATGTCATCAACAGGCTTAGCTGTAGGTGGTGTAGCTGTTGATGGTAACCAAGGGTAA
- a CDS encoding DUF4282 domain-containing protein, producing MEDVKKEFETVKNQGFIKTFLNFDKMMTPAIIKIIFYIGLVLSVLVSLGMIISGMNAYYGGGAQVFLGIIMLFLSPITIRVYCELLIVIFKIHESLVEIKNK from the coding sequence ATGGAAGACGTAAAGAAGGAATTTGAAACTGTAAAAAACCAAGGATTCATCAAAACTTTTTTAAATTTTGATAAAATGATGACACCGGCTATTATTAAAATTATCTTTTATATTGGACTTGTCTTGTCTGTTTTAGTTTCATTGGGAATGATCATTTCTGGTATGAATGCGTATTATGGCGGTGGAGCTCAAGTATTTTTAGGAATCATAATGCTATTTTTATCTCCAATTACCATTAGAGTATATTGTGAATTGCTTATTGTTATTTTTAAAATTCACGAATCTTTAGTTGAAATTAAAAATAAATAA
- a CDS encoding transposase → MRYIEGIHRKSKIALPEYVDDYVTEDNPVRIIDTFVETIDLTELGFKNATSKERGRPGYNPKDLLKLYIYGYMNKITSSRKLEKQTQTNIEVMWLLRRLTPDDTYTKGIHQGDGS, encoded by the coding sequence GTGAGATATATAGAAGGTATTCATAGAAAAAGCAAGATTGCCTTGCCAGAATATGTAGATGACTATGTTACAGAAGATAATCCTGTAAGGATCATAGATACTTTCGTAGAAACAATAGATCTAACTGAATTAGGATTTAAGAATGCAACCTCAAAAGAGAGGGGCAGACCTGGATATAACCCCAAAGACCTACTTAAGCTATACATTTATGGATATATGAACAAAATTACTTCATCAAGAAAATTAGAAAAACAAACCCAAACAAATATAGAAGTAATGTGGCTGCTAAGGAGATTAACACCAGATGACACATACACCAAGGGCATACACCAAGGGGACGGTTCTTGA
- a CDS encoding REP-associated tyrosine transposase gives MPRRGREKSQSGIYHIILRGMNRQTIFEEEEDAIKFLQTLKESKDKSGYKLYAYCLMSNHIHLLLKEEEEELGIIMRRIGASYVYWYNGKYGRCGHLFQDRYKSETVEDDRYLLTVLRYIHQNPLKAGLVKDLKDYKWSSYSEYIKRSEIIDTDFILKLFAKDNNKAIQSFKAFHEISSNETCMDIEENKKITDEEAIKIIKIGCKVSHCIDIQEMEKEEKNRCLKLLKENGLSTRQIARLTGVSRHIVVKA, from the coding sequence ATGCCTAGAAGAGGAAGAGAAAAAAGTCAAAGTGGGATATATCACATTATATTACGAGGAATGAACAGGCAAACAATATTTGAGGAAGAAGAAGATGCTATAAAGTTTCTACAAACTTTAAAAGAGTCCAAAGATAAAAGCGGCTATAAATTATATGCCTATTGCTTAATGAGTAACCATATCCATCTACTTTTGAAGGAAGAAGAGGAAGAGCTAGGAATCATTATGAGACGTATTGGTGCCAGTTATGTCTATTGGTACAATGGAAAATATGGTCGATGTGGACATTTATTTCAAGATAGATATAAGAGTGAAACCGTTGAAGATGATCGATATTTACTAACGGTATTAAGGTATATTCACCAAAATCCTCTAAAGGCAGGCTTAGTAAAAGACTTAAAAGATTATAAATGGAGCAGTTACTCTGAATACATAAAGAGAAGTGAAATAATAGACACTGATTTTATACTAAAGCTATTTGCTAAAGATAATAATAAAGCAATCCAAAGCTTTAAAGCATTTCATGAAATCAGTAGTAATGAAACCTGTATGGATATAGAGGAAAATAAAAAGATAACAGATGAGGAAGCTATAAAAATCATAAAAATAGGATGTAAAGTATCCCATTGCATAGATATTCAAGAAATGGAAAAGGAAGAAAAGAATAGGTGCTTAAAGTTACTAAAGGAAAATGGATTATCAACGAGGCAGATAGCTAGACTAACGGGAGTAAGCAGACATATTGTGGTTAAGGCTTAA
- a CDS encoding YjfB family protein, protein MDIAALSMSLSQMKVAQQASISVMKMAMDTAKGQTIDLTQMLEANTKMMEQSVNPHVGTNLDIKF, encoded by the coding sequence ATGGACATAGCAGCCCTATCTATGAGTTTAAGTCAAATGAAGGTAGCCCAGCAAGCCAGTATCTCCGTCATGAAGATGGCGATGGATACTGCTAAAGGACAAACTATAGACCTAACTCAGATGCTAGAAGCTAATACTAAAATGATGGAGCAATCCGTCAATCCCCATGTGGGAACCAATCTAGACATAAAGTTCTAA
- a CDS encoding ferritin-like domain-containing protein — protein MNNSNLIVENIIGETKGTELERVVKQNFNGETSEVGMYLAMARLAQRQGYPEIAEVLKTIAWEEAEHAAVFAEFNGMIQEDIFDNLKQMLEGETFANNGKKAAADKAEELGITSARDYFNISAKDEARHARMLEGILKRFGKL, from the coding sequence ATGAACAATTCTAATTTAATTGTAGAAAATATTATTGGAGAAACGAAGGGAACTGAATTAGAAAGAGTAGTTAAGCAAAATTTCAATGGAGAAACAAGCGAAGTTGGTATGTATTTAGCTATGGCAAGACTAGCTCAAAGACAGGGCTATCCAGAAATAGCCGAAGTATTAAAAACTATTGCTTGGGAAGAAGCAGAGCATGCAGCTGTTTTTGCTGAATTTAATGGAATGATTCAAGAAGATATATTTGACAATTTAAAACAGATGCTAGAAGGAGAAACCTTTGCAAATAACGGCAAAAAAGCTGCAGCAGATAAGGCTGAAGAATTAGGGATTACTTCCGCTAGGGACTACTTTAACATATCTGCTAAGGATGAGGCCAGACATGCTAGAATGCTAGAGGGTATATTAAAACGGTTTGGAAAACTCTAG
- a CDS encoding HD-GYP domain-containing protein, translated as MLKESNPQENLKFTIPVNNIQSGMIITEEILNQQNNLLISKNYKIRNDAVADRIKRLLEQNNIEVINVEVEVESLATELEGLMDLQTTTLGEEDSSKEGEDLEKILAALNIKEKDFLKNTFPKCQEKFNQVLESIVEGDSKEIDSLEPQIVESMEMMEKCVGVFQIIDKLKKLESSFYLHCYNIAITSYMIGKWLKLDGEKTKVLFTCGMVADIGLLKVSPAIRHKPFDLSDEEETEYRKHVEHSYSILENSTFLSDACKHAILCHHETVNRKGYPFQYDGNKIPLFSKIIYLAQLYCYYTQTLQENPIKAINLIRKNHLEELDLNIFYVFEKRIYSYFIGQKVKISTGKDFIGDVVMVDYLNASVLIKKEDNNFTSVPLNTFYNNSAEFV; from the coding sequence ATGCTAAAAGAATCTAATCCACAGGAAAACCTTAAATTTACAATACCCGTAAACAATATACAATCCGGCATGATTATTACAGAAGAAATCCTAAACCAACAGAACAATCTCCTTATTTCTAAAAATTATAAAATTAGGAATGATGCTGTAGCAGATAGAATTAAAAGACTTTTAGAACAGAACAACATAGAGGTCATCAATGTAGAGGTGGAAGTAGAATCACTTGCCACTGAATTGGAAGGTTTGATGGATCTACAGACTACTACTTTGGGAGAGGAGGACTCCAGTAAGGAGGGTGAAGATTTAGAAAAAATACTAGCTGCTCTAAATATAAAGGAGAAAGACTTTTTAAAAAATACTTTCCCAAAATGCCAAGAAAAGTTTAACCAGGTTCTTGAATCTATTGTAGAAGGTGATTCAAAGGAAATAGATAGTTTAGAGCCTCAAATAGTAGAGAGTATGGAGATGATGGAAAAATGTGTGGGTGTTTTTCAAATTATAGATAAGCTTAAAAAGCTAGAATCCTCTTTCTATCTCCATTGTTATAATATAGCAATAACCAGTTATATGATTGGCAAATGGTTAAAATTAGATGGGGAGAAAACCAAAGTTCTATTTACCTGTGGAATGGTGGCAGATATAGGGCTTTTAAAGGTATCTCCTGCCATTAGACACAAGCCCTTTGATCTTTCCGATGAAGAAGAGACTGAATATCGGAAGCATGTAGAACATAGTTACTCAATACTTGAAAATTCAACATTCCTTAGTGATGCTTGTAAACATGCTATCCTTTGTCACCATGAAACTGTAAATAGAAAGGGCTATCCATTTCAGTATGATGGTAATAAAATACCTTTGTTTTCTAAAATTATATATCTTGCCCAGTTATATTGTTACTACACCCAAACTCTACAGGAAAATCCTATAAAGGCAATTAACCTTATTCGTAAAAACCATTTAGAAGAGCTGGATTTAAATATTTTTTATGTTTTTGAAAAAAGAATATATAGCTATTTTATTGGTCAAAAAGTAAAAATAAGTACAGGAAAGGATTTCATAGGGGATGTTGTAATGGTAGATTATTTAAATGCTAGTGTATTAATAAAAAAAGAAGATAACAACTTTACTAGTGTTCCCCTTAATACTTTCTATAATAATTCAGCTGAATTTGTATAG
- a CDS encoding GGDEF domain-containing protein has protein sequence MQKILRLLLPVITSFGFLAVTYIAHININILPIPWMNVLPSIAAISFVLAILLGVWFNKSKIFFIALILLAFYWTQIKIPNFIFNIPPQNQQQQAILLILVVLNLLLFSFFKERGILSLWGKLKFTLLILQGWLSTYALEIGSGEIDKYLHDKINLPFVKEVGINTLSIALLLLAILILIIKAIKTTSFTDRSIVTILLLITATTYLEDISVSLPIFYSTMGMLLIISVISSSYNMAYIDELTQIPSRRALEETLLKLGGQYTIAMLDIDFFKKFNDKYGHDVGDDVLAMVASILKGVDAGGKAFRYGGEEFTIVFSGKSMASVLPSLEKLRKDISQKSYIYKRKSTKRKQGKSNPAKALKVTISIGVAEKNQKYTTPEEVRNAADKALYRAKKKGRNCVSK, from the coding sequence ATGCAGAAAATTTTACGTTTATTATTACCTGTTATTACTTCATTTGGATTTTTAGCTGTTACTTACATAGCCCACATAAATATAAATATATTACCTATCCCTTGGATGAATGTACTACCCTCCATAGCTGCAATTTCATTTGTTTTAGCTATTCTCTTGGGTGTTTGGTTCAACAAAAGCAAAATTTTTTTTATAGCATTAATTTTACTAGCCTTTTATTGGACTCAAATAAAAATACCTAATTTTATATTTAATATACCCCCTCAAAATCAGCAGCAACAAGCTATTCTTTTAATTTTAGTAGTGCTAAATCTATTACTGTTTTCATTTTTTAAAGAAAGAGGCATTTTAAGTCTTTGGGGGAAATTAAAATTTACTCTGCTTATTCTTCAAGGATGGCTTAGTACTTATGCCCTAGAAATTGGAAGTGGAGAGATTGATAAATATCTACATGATAAAATAAATTTACCCTTTGTAAAGGAAGTAGGAATAAACACCCTTAGTATAGCACTCCTTCTTCTTGCAATTCTTATTCTTATAATAAAAGCTATAAAAACTACTTCCTTTACCGACAGATCAATTGTAACTATATTACTATTAATTACTGCTACAACCTATCTTGAAGATATCTCAGTTTCTTTGCCTATCTTTTATTCTACTATGGGTATGCTGCTTATAATATCAGTAATTAGTTCCTCTTATAATATGGCTTACATCGATGAATTAACGCAAATTCCTTCTCGAAGAGCTTTAGAAGAAACCCTTTTAAAGCTTGGGGGGCAATATACTATCGCTATGCTGGATATTGACTTTTTTAAGAAGTTCAATGATAAATATGGCCACGATGTAGGGGATGATGTTCTTGCTATGGTGGCGTCGATTTTAAAAGGTGTTGATGCAGGTGGCAAGGCTTTTCGCTATGGAGGAGAAGAATTTACAATTGTTTTTTCGGGAAAAAGTATGGCCTCCGTCCTGCCAAGCCTAGAGAAGCTAAGAAAAGATATTAGCCAGAAATCTTATATCTATAAGAGAAAGTCAACTAAAAGAAAACAAGGCAAATCTAATCCAGCAAAAGCACTTAAAGTCACTATCAGTATTGGGGTTGCTGAAAAAAATCAAAAATATACAACACCAGAAGAAGTAAGAAATGCGGCGGATAAAGCCCTCTATCGGGCTAAAAAGAAGGGTCGAAATTGTGTGAGTAAATAA
- a CDS encoding sensor histidine kinase, protein MKHFRKYLTFAVAVAVFGEIYFYPFNSNLRFSAAIIALNLILLIDEEISPFFTCVFSGMAVFLQRSLLGILFYSLSLQDVLFLHGPSIVYYIIYGILLLFLNIQKQKHQLMGAIIILAFSDILSNTIEIFIRQDKLLTPLLRMIVLVGIARSVSAYLIFLFYKKRELFLVTREDRKKYAQLNLLVSNIQAEMFYLKKSTRDIENIMRKSYALYEGYKDDHILREKTLDIALEIHEVKKDYYRVLNGFESFLNDFEDNGKMMLSDMFAIIHENTARYLKENNLTVSIDLTYEENFQVQKYYHLFTIINNLLINAIDACRGEGTIKILQKKDGDSVLFEVRDNGEGIGEEFLPYIFNPGFTTKYDEKSGNPSTGIGLSHVKGIVDELEGQVKVTSKVGEGTTFEIRLPKNILIG, encoded by the coding sequence ATGAAGCATTTTAGGAAATATTTAACTTTTGCTGTAGCTGTAGCTGTTTTTGGTGAGATTTATTTTTATCCTTTTAATAGTAATTTAAGGTTTTCAGCAGCCATTATTGCACTCAACCTAATCCTTTTGATAGATGAAGAGATATCGCCTTTTTTCACCTGTGTTTTTTCAGGGATGGCAGTATTTCTCCAAAGGAGCTTATTGGGGATATTGTTTTATTCCTTATCATTGCAGGATGTTTTATTTTTACATGGCCCTTCCATCGTTTATTATATCATCTATGGCATTCTTCTTTTGTTTTTAAATATACAAAAGCAAAAGCACCAACTGATGGGAGCTATTATAATTTTAGCTTTTAGTGATATACTAAGTAACACTATAGAAATCTTCATTAGACAGGATAAACTTCTTACACCTTTGCTTCGGATGATCGTCTTAGTAGGGATTGCTAGAAGTGTAAGCGCCTACCTCATTTTTCTTTTTTATAAAAAGCGAGAACTTTTCCTAGTAACCCGTGAGGATAGAAAAAAATATGCTCAGCTCAATCTACTAGTCTCCAATATTCAAGCAGAAATGTTTTATTTAAAAAAATCAACCCGGGATATTGAAAATATTATGAGAAAAAGCTATGCCCTCTATGAAGGGTATAAGGACGACCATATTTTAAGGGAAAAAACCTTAGATATTGCATTAGAAATCCACGAAGTAAAAAAAGATTATTATAGGGTATTGAATGGTTTTGAAAGCTTCTTAAATGATTTTGAAGATAATGGGAAAATGATGTTATCCGATATGTTTGCCATCATTCATGAAAACACAGCCCGATATTTAAAAGAAAATAATCTTACTGTCTCCATTGATTTAACCTATGAAGAAAACTTTCAGGTCCAGAAATATTACCATTTGTTTACGATTATAAATAACCTATTGATCAATGCTATAGATGCCTGTAGAGGAGAGGGTACAATCAAAATCCTTCAAAAAAAAGATGGAGATAGTGTACTATTTGAGGTACGGGACAATGGAGAAGGAATTGGAGAAGAGTTTCTTCCCTATATCTTTAATCCAGGCTTTACAACTAAATATGATGAGAAATCAGGAAATCCTTCCACCGGTATAGGGTTGTCTCATGTAAAGGGGATTGTAGATGAATTAGAGGGTCAAGTAAAGGTAACATCTAAAGTAGGGGAAGGAACAACCTTTGAAATTAGGCTGCCAAAAAATATACTGATTGGGTGA
- a CDS encoding response regulator codes for MTNTFLIIDDDVNVRKMLTYIIMKNNLGKVVEELNSGEQAPEEIMFYQPDIVLIDFLLPQKDGIEIIRSCRTLGYKGKFIMISQVDNDTMIAKAYENGIVFFIHKPINIIEAINVIKGVCENLRLERSVAMIKDAVFHIEQAKQTNVEVNWRQEIEHIFTAIGIIVESGCKDLTKLIEKIITIKKKSPASIYQLQDIYRQIAEEESLQNNGSIHARTIEQRIRRTILKALENIAELGNDDYYNCKFIEYSNVLFDFKQVKQEIKHINNPREDRGKINVKKFVEGIISKLNF; via the coding sequence ATGACAAATACTTTTTTAATTATAGATGATGATGTGAATGTAAGAAAAATGCTGACATATATCATTATGAAAAACAACTTAGGTAAAGTGGTGGAGGAGTTGAATAGTGGAGAGCAAGCACCAGAGGAAATCATGTTTTATCAACCAGATATTGTTCTCATTGACTTTCTTCTACCCCAAAAGGACGGCATTGAAATCATTAGGTCTTGTAGAACCCTTGGTTATAAGGGAAAGTTTATTATGATTTCCCAAGTAGATAATGATACGATGATTGCAAAGGCCTATGAAAATGGCATTGTTTTTTTCATACACAAGCCTATCAATATAATTGAAGCCATCAATGTCATAAAGGGAGTATGTGAAAATCTTCGGCTTGAAAGATCTGTAGCTATGATTAAGGATGCGGTGTTCCATATAGAACAGGCAAAGCAAACAAATGTTGAGGTCAACTGGAGACAAGAGATAGAACATATTTTCACAGCCATAGGCATTATTGTAGAGTCGGGATGTAAGGATTTGACGAAGCTTATTGAAAAAATTATTACGATAAAGAAGAAGAGTCCTGCTTCCATTTATCAATTACAGGATATTTATAGGCAAATTGCTGAGGAGGAAAGTCTTCAGAACAATGGTTCTATCCATGCTAGAACCATAGAACAAAGAATTAGAAGAACTATTTTAAAGGCATTAGAAAATATTGCAGAATTAGGAAATGATGATTATTATAATTGTAAATTCATTGAATACAGTAATGTTTTATTTGATTTTAAGCAGGTAAAACAAGAAATCAAGCATATCAACAATCCTAGAGAGGATAGAGGAAAAATTAATGTAAAAAAGTTTGTAGAAGGAATTATTTCAAAACTGAATTTTTAG
- the gltS gene encoding sodium/glutamate symporter yields the protein MVLQLDIIQSVALAVVVLLLGQTIRGKVKVLEKFCIPAPVIGGLIFAILVLFLRQSNILYFEMDTTLQGILMTAFFTTVGFTASFQLLKKGGFKVILFLILAIVLVALQNVIGVTLARLFNLNALIGLSTGSVPMTGGHGTSGAFAPLLEERGAIGASTVAMASATFGLICGSMLGGPVAKRLIEKNNLLASESVDVFSHPTEETTTEALVPKNFSLAAFQIILAMGIGTIISMLIQKTGLTFPSYIGAMFSAAIIRNISDLTHAYKVPSTEVDILGNISLSIFLSMALMGLRLWELADLAIPMLVMLVAQAVLMGIFAYFVTFNVMGKNYDAAVLAGGHCGFGMGATPNAIANMEAISSKYGPAPAAFFIIPLVGSLFIDFVNSGIILAFINLF from the coding sequence ATGGTACTGCAACTAGACATTATTCAATCTGTTGCTTTGGCAGTAGTGGTTTTACTGCTGGGACAAACAATCCGAGGTAAGGTAAAGGTATTGGAAAAATTCTGTATTCCTGCACCTGTTATAGGTGGACTAATCTTTGCAATTTTAGTTTTATTTTTAAGACAATCCAATATTCTATACTTTGAAATGGATACCACCCTACAAGGCATCTTAATGACAGCTTTTTTTACTACTGTAGGGTTTACGGCTAGTTTTCAGCTCCTTAAAAAGGGTGGTTTTAAAGTTATATTATTTTTAATCTTAGCAATTGTTTTAGTAGCTCTACAAAATGTGATAGGGGTGACCTTAGCAAGACTTTTCAATTTAAATGCTCTAATAGGTCTTTCAACAGGATCTGTTCCGATGACAGGGGGACATGGAACCTCTGGAGCCTTCGCGCCATTACTTGAAGAAAGAGGGGCCATTGGTGCATCAACGGTTGCTATGGCTTCTGCTACATTTGGTTTGATTTGTGGAAGTATGTTGGGGGGACCTGTTGCAAAGCGATTAATTGAAAAAAACAATCTATTGGCTAGTGAATCCGTAGATGTATTTTCCCATCCCACGGAAGAAACTACGACAGAAGCATTAGTACCTAAAAACTTTTCATTGGCAGCATTTCAAATTATTTTAGCTATGGGGATTGGCACCATCATTTCAATGCTTATTCAGAAGACTGGTCTTACCTTTCCATCCTATATAGGTGCTATGTTTTCAGCAGCTATTATAAGAAACATATCGGATTTAACCCATGCATATAAGGTGCCAAGTACTGAAGTAGATATTTTAGGAAATATCTCTCTATCCATCTTCTTATCCATGGCTCTAATGGGATTAAGATTATGGGAGTTGGCGGACTTAGCTATTCCAATGCTGGTTATGCTAGTAGCACAGGCTGTATTAATGGGGATATTTGCTTACTTTGTAACATTTAATGTTATGGGAAAAAACTATGATGCAGCGGTTTTAGCAGGAGGACATTGTGGATTTGGTATGGGGGCTACACCTAATGCTATAGCAAATATGGAGGCTATCTCAAGTAAATATGGCCCAGCTCCAGCAGCCTTCTTTATTATCCCTCTTGTAGGAAGCTTATTTATTGATTTTGTCAATAGTGGTATTATCCTTGCATTTATTAATTTATTTTAA